A stretch of bacterium DNA encodes these proteins:
- a CDS encoding mechanosensitive ion channel family protein: MNQLTSLLATPLGPWSVLDLAIALAFIVAGFVARALLNAFVTRRLLTLAARTETRADDLAGEALVSPLGLILPVVGLYLALRRLLGVQPAWLDVSDQVFRVVSILVITWTAFRLVDAGAVLLHELAAKTASRLDDQVVPLVRKALKTFLGILAFILIAQNLGYSVSGLLAGLGIGGLALAMAAKDTLANLFGSIMILVDRPFHVGDWVTFDGGDGVVEEIGLRSTRVRTFAKTVVSIPNQALANATVENHSLMPKRRIKFTVGVTYDSSVDEMRTLVERIEAWLRANEEIDQEFMLVKFTEFGPSSLDIFVYCFTRTTDWTRHLAVRQDVNLAIMGLVEEMGLSIAFPTRTVHLVNDSRAAAAEA, translated from the coding sequence GTGAACCAGTTGACGTCCCTGCTCGCGACCCCGCTCGGCCCGTGGTCGGTGCTCGACCTGGCCATCGCCCTCGCCTTCATCGTCGCCGGCTTCGTGGCCCGGGCCCTGCTGAACGCCTTCGTCACGCGCCGGCTGCTGACCCTGGCCGCCCGCACCGAGACCCGCGCCGACGACCTCGCCGGCGAGGCCCTCGTCAGCCCCCTCGGCCTGATCCTGCCCGTGGTGGGTCTGTACCTGGCCCTGCGCCGCCTGCTCGGCGTGCAGCCCGCGTGGCTCGACGTCTCCGACCAGGTTTTCCGTGTCGTGAGCATCCTCGTCATCACCTGGACGGCCTTCCGCCTCGTCGACGCCGGCGCCGTGCTGCTGCACGAATTGGCCGCGAAGACCGCCAGCCGCCTCGACGACCAGGTCGTGCCCCTCGTGCGCAAGGCCCTGAAGACCTTCCTCGGCATCCTGGCCTTCATCCTCATCGCCCAGAACCTGGGCTACTCGGTGTCCGGCCTGCTGGCCGGCCTCGGCATCGGCGGCCTGGCCCTGGCCATGGCGGCCAAGGACACGCTGGCCAACCTCTTCGGCTCGATCATGATCCTCGTCGACCGCCCCTTCCACGTGGGCGACTGGGTGACCTTCGACGGCGGCGACGGCGTGGTCGAGGAGATCGGCCTCCGGTCGACACGGGTGCGCACGTTCGCCAAGACCGTCGTCTCGATCCCGAACCAGGCCCTGGCCAACGCGACCGTCGAGAACCACAGCCTGATGCCGAAGCGCCGCATCAAGTTCACCGTCGGCGTGACCTACGACTCCTCCGTCGACGAGATGCGCACCCTCGTGGAGCGCATCGAGGCCTGGCTGCGCGCCAACGAGGAGATCGACCAGGAGTTCATGCTCGTGAAGTTCACCGAGTTCGGGCCCTCGAGCCTCGACATCTTCGTGTACTGCTTCACCAGGACCACCGACTGGACGCGCCACCTCGCCGTGCGGCAGGACGTGAACCTGGCCATCATGGGCCTGGTCGAAGAGATGGGGCTGAGCATCGCCTTCCCGACGCGCACGGTGCACCTGGTGAACGACTCCCGGGCGGCCGCCGCCGAGGCCTAG